A single Blastocatellia bacterium DNA region contains:
- a CDS encoding UDP-glucose/GDP-mannose dehydrogenase family protein, producing the protein MANVCVIGAGHVGLVSAACFAKLGHQVIAVDKNEERIRQLHQGRSPFYEPGLDELLHEAVAKQRLMFSTDVADGVNRSEIIFICVGTPPMADGGADLSQVEEVARMVAHTMTDYKLIVEKSTVPVKTSQWIKRTVGLFKRSGVEFDVASNPEFLREGTAIKDFMEPDRIVIGVESERAKALMLKLYEGFNCPVLVTDINTAEIIKHASNSFLAMKISFINMIADLCERTGADVQMVAEGMGYDRRIGRSFLNAGAGYGGSCFPKDVKAFAKIAEDLGLNFELLKEVDRINESRVGRLMERLKEALWMCRNKTIGVLGLAFKPDTDDIRESVSLKVIRQLLDQGARLKLYDAKAAENMKREFPPQPDIVQYVDSPYEAARDAEALLILTEWDEFKHLDLPRVKTLMRTPIIVDGRNVFDPARVRELGFEYYCMGRQSVRNHF; encoded by the coding sequence ATGGCGAACGTGTGTGTTATTGGCGCCGGGCATGTTGGCTTGGTCTCGGCAGCCTGTTTTGCGAAGTTAGGTCATCAGGTCATCGCCGTGGATAAAAACGAAGAGCGGATTCGCCAACTGCATCAGGGGCGCAGTCCATTTTATGAGCCGGGGCTTGACGAGTTGCTTCATGAGGCCGTAGCCAAGCAGCGGCTCATGTTCTCGACCGATGTTGCTGACGGAGTCAACCGGAGCGAGATCATTTTTATTTGCGTGGGCACGCCGCCGATGGCGGATGGCGGAGCTGACTTGTCACAGGTGGAAGAGGTGGCTCGCATGGTCGCGCACACGATGACCGATTACAAGCTGATCGTGGAGAAGAGCACTGTGCCGGTCAAGACCTCTCAGTGGATCAAGCGGACGGTCGGCTTATTCAAGCGCAGTGGCGTTGAATTTGACGTGGCCAGCAACCCAGAATTCTTGCGCGAAGGCACGGCGATCAAGGATTTCATGGAGCCGGATCGCATCGTCATTGGCGTTGAGTCGGAGCGGGCCAAGGCGCTGATGCTCAAACTCTACGAAGGATTCAATTGCCCGGTACTGGTGACAGACATCAATACCGCCGAGATCATTAAGCATGCGTCCAATTCATTTCTGGCGATGAAAATTTCATTTATCAACATGATCGCCGATTTGTGTGAGCGCACGGGAGCGGATGTCCAGATGGTGGCCGAGGGGATGGGCTATGATCGGCGGATTGGTCGTTCGTTTCTCAATGCGGGCGCTGGCTATGGCGGGTCATGTTTTCCGAAGGATGTCAAAGCGTTCGCCAAAATCGCCGAAGATTTGGGATTGAACTTCGAGTTGTTAAAAGAAGTTGATCGCATCAACGAATCGCGCGTGGGCCGGCTCATGGAGCGCCTCAAAGAAGCGCTTTGGATGTGTCGCAACAAAACGATTGGCGTGCTCGGACTGGCGTTCAAGCCGGACACGGATGATATACGCGAATCGGTCAGCCTCAAAGTGATCCGGCAGCTCCTGGATCAAGGCGCGCGCTTGAAGTTGTATGATGCCAAAGCTGCTGAGAACATGAAGCGCGAATTTCCTCCTCAGCCGGACATCGTGCAATACGTTGATTCACCGTATGAGGCCGCTCGCGATGCCGAAGCGCTGCTGATCTTGACCGAGTGGGACGAATTCAAGCATCTGGATTTACCTCGTGTCAAAACGCTCATGCGCACGCCCATTATCGTGGATGGACGCAATGTGTTTGATCCGGCGCGGGTGCGCGAGCTGGGTTTTGAATATTACTGCATGGGGCGACAGAGTGTGCGAAATCATTTCTAA
- a CDS encoding SDR family oxidoreductase, with the protein MATVLITGGAGFLGSHLCDRFITAGWDVIAMDSFLTGTPDNIEHLLGHPSFRFIKYDVTHYVYVAGPVDLVLHFACPASPADYLRYKIHTMKVDSLGTLHTLGLAKAKGARYVLASTSEVYGDPTVHPQPESYWGNVNPNGPRSVYDEAKRFSEALAMAYHHTHGIDVRIARIFNVYGERMRMEDGRAVPNFIVQALRQEPITVYGDGTQTRSFCYVSDLVEGVYRLATYPNIAGEVINLGNPDEYSLLQMARYVKEIVGASSEIVFKPLPQDDPKRRRPDITKARMLLGWEPQVPLKEGMQRTVAYFRKMLEKYGQA; encoded by the coding sequence ATGGCGACAGTATTGATTACGGGTGGAGCGGGATTTCTTGGATCGCATTTGTGCGATCGGTTTATCACAGCCGGCTGGGATGTGATTGCGATGGATAGCTTCTTGACAGGCACGCCGGATAATATCGAGCATCTGTTGGGGCATCCCAGTTTCCGCTTTATCAAGTACGATGTGACGCATTACGTCTATGTGGCGGGACCGGTTGACCTGGTGCTGCACTTTGCCTGTCCGGCCAGTCCGGCTGATTATTTGCGGTACAAAATTCACACGATGAAGGTAGATTCGTTGGGCACGCTGCACACGCTTGGACTTGCCAAAGCGAAAGGCGCGCGGTACGTGCTCGCCTCAACGTCCGAAGTCTACGGCGACCCGACGGTGCATCCGCAGCCGGAAAGCTACTGGGGCAACGTCAATCCCAACGGTCCCCGCTCCGTTTACGATGAGGCCAAGCGCTTCTCTGAAGCGTTGGCGATGGCCTATCATCACACACATGGGATTGATGTGCGGATTGCGCGTATCTTCAATGTCTACGGCGAGCGAATGCGCATGGAAGATGGGCGCGCCGTGCCGAACTTCATCGTGCAGGCGTTGCGTCAGGAGCCGATCACCGTCTACGGGGATGGCACGCAGACCCGCAGCTTTTGTTACGTCAGCGACCTGGTCGAAGGTGTCTACCGGTTAGCGACCTATCCGAATATCGCTGGAGAGGTGATCAACCTGGGCAATCCTGACGAGTACTCGCTGTTGCAGATGGCGCGGTATGTTAAGGAAATTGTCGGGGCTTCGTCGGAGATTGTCTTCAAGCCGTTGCCACAAGATGATCCCAAGCGGCGGCGGCCGGACATCACCAAAGCGCGCATGCTGCTCGGTTGGGAACCGCAAGTCCCATTAAAGGAAGGCATGCAGCGAACGGTCGCCTACTTCAGAAAGATGTTGGAGAAATACGGACAGGCATGA